From the Magnetofaba australis IT-1 genome, the window GTCCATCAAGGCTCTGGCTGCGCAGGAAGAGCTTGATGACTCATACGTGACCAGGATTCTGCGACTCACTCTGTTGGCCCCGGAGATCGTGGCGGCCATCATCAACGGAATGCAGCCAGAGGGGCTGACCTGGAAGGTCCTGTCCAAGCCGTTTCCGGTGGAGTGGGAGAGGCAGCGAGAGCTGTGGATGTGATGAATTTAAAATAACTTTCGGTTTTTTACTGTCTGAATTTTATTGGATTTTCCACCGTGCATCACGTCAATACAGTTCGAAGCGGGATGAGGCACTCCATTAACAATTGAAAATATTTTCCCTCAGCGATCCACTCCTGTGTTAGGGTGTAGCCTGCATGATCATGAAATTTTCTAGCGCTACCATTTACTGATTGCGTATTTTGACTGAATGCACTTAGATTTGATTCACTAAATTGCGTGCCAATAAAAGGCCACAATGGATAGCAAATTCATGAATGTGATTACAAAATATTTCTCACCACCGCTTATAGGCACTCTATTTACGACATTTTTAGCATGCGCTTCTCTTGCTTTAACTCCTTCTGCAAATGCTTCTCTCTACACAGTCACTGATCTTGGTACATTAGGTGGCGGATCTCTGAGTACGGAACACACATCAGCAAGAGGCATAAACAATTCAGGTATAGTCACAGGCTACTCTTACAACAGCTCAAGTGAAAGCCGAGCTTTTTCATGGAGTAGTTCTACTGGCATGCAAGATTTAGGTACACTTGGTGGTTCACACAGTCATGGGTTTGCAATAAATACCAACGGCGAAGTAGCCGGTCGCGCTCATACCAGCGGCGCTCAATATGAAGCTTTTACATGGTCGTCATCAAATGGAATTCAAAGCTTAGGGACACTAGGGGGGTCATCGAGCACATCATATGGAATTAATGATAGTGGCGATGTTGTTGGGGTTTCAGATGTAAGTGGAGTGGATCGTGCTTTTTTATGGACGTCGTCAGGTGGCATGCAAGAGTTGACAAGTTTGGGAGGCTCTCTTAGAGATGCTCAAGCTAATGATATTAACAATAGCGGTCAAGTAGTTGGAACTTATGAAACTGCGTCTGGAGATATGCATGCCTTTTTATGGACTGAAGCTGATGGCATGCAAGACCTGGGGACCTTAGGCGGGGCAAATAGCTATGCGTATGGAATTAATGATAATGGGGACATAGTTGGTTCATCATACGTAGCTTCGGATGACGTCTACTCTCAACCCTTCTTATGGACTGCAGATGGAGGGATGCAGAGTTTGGGCACATTGGGGGGGGC encodes:
- a CDS encoding HAF repeat-containing protein, yielding MNVITKYFSPPLIGTLFTTFLACASLALTPSANASLYTVTDLGTLGGGSLSTEHTSARGINNSGIVTGYSYNSSSESRAFSWSSSTGMQDLGTLGGSHSHGFAINTNGEVAGRAHTSGAQYEAFTWSSSNGIQSLGTLGGSSSTSYGINDSGDVVGVSDVSGVDRAFLWTSSGGMQELTSLGGSLRDAQANDINNSGQVVGTYETASGDMHAFLWTEADGMQDLGTLGGANSYAYGINDNGDIVGSSYVASDDVYSQPFLWTADGGMQSLGTLGGAKIGNTSVAYDINNSGDIVGESPVSSSISHAFLWTESSGIQDIGSISGYGDYDYSNNAAYAINDSGEIVGAYSTSGGPKRAFMLESTSVTPLPGTLGFLGIGIAVFFWGVRTRSSRSVPA